Proteins from a genomic interval of Providencia stuartii:
- a CDS encoding NADPH-dependent FMN reductase yields MSNQYQIGVVVGSLRTDSYNKLVANALIKLFPAHFSFQFIDISQLPLYNQDADQHVPAIVTGFKSQITQCDGIIFVTPEYNRSIPGVLKNAIDQGSRPWGDNSWNGKPAGILGVSIGNISTAIAQQHLRNSLAFLNMPTLNQPECYLKWFDGMVDEQGNFAPKSKEFIQAWADAYAQFVIKNSSK; encoded by the coding sequence ATGTCGAATCAATATCAAATTGGTGTTGTTGTAGGAAGTTTACGTACAGACTCATACAATAAATTGGTCGCCAATGCACTCATCAAGCTATTCCCAGCGCATTTCTCATTTCAATTTATTGATATCAGTCAACTGCCTTTATATAACCAAGATGCTGATCAACATGTTCCCGCCATTGTCACGGGTTTCAAATCACAAATTACTCAATGTGATGGCATTATTTTTGTTACCCCTGAATATAACCGTTCAATCCCCGGTGTTTTAAAAAATGCCATTGACCAAGGCTCACGCCCATGGGGTGATAATTCATGGAATGGGAAACCAGCGGGTATTTTAGGGGTATCGATTGGAAATATCAGTACTGCTATTGCTCAACAGCACTTGCGTAATAGCCTTGCGTTTTTGAATATGCCAACGCTCAACCAACCTGAGTGCTATTTGAAATGGTTTGATGGTATGGTCGATGAACAAGGAAATTTTGCCCCTAAGAGTAAAGAGTTTATTCAAGCGTGGGCTGATGCTTATGCGCAATTTGTCATTAAGAATAGCAGCAAATAA
- the potD gene encoding spermidine/putrescine ABC transporter substrate-binding protein PotD — MKKWSYLLAAGLVAASIGAATAADENKDVLYFYNWTEYVPPGLLEQFTKETGIKVIYSTYESNESMYTKLKTYKEGAYDLVVPSTYFISKMSKEGMLQKIDKNKLSNFNNLDPNLLHKEFDPQNDYSIPYIWGATGIGINGDAVDPSSVTSWADFWKPEYKNSLLMMDDAREVFQVALTKLGYSGNTTDPKQIEEAYKELQKLRPNILAFNSDNPATPFIEGEVDVGMLWNGSAFVARQAGLPIDVVWPKEGGIFWMDSLAIPANAKNPEGAHKLINFLLRPEIAAQVAETIGYPTPNLEAKKMLPPEIANDPSLYPSEEVLKKGEWQSDVGNANIVYEEYFQKLKAGR, encoded by the coding sequence ATGAAAAAATGGTCCTATCTGCTGGCGGCTGGCTTAGTTGCTGCAAGTATTGGCGCAGCTACAGCTGCTGACGAAAATAAAGACGTACTGTATTTCTATAACTGGACAGAATATGTTCCCCCTGGTTTATTAGAGCAATTTACTAAAGAAACTGGGATCAAGGTGATTTATTCCACCTACGAATCAAATGAAAGCATGTACACCAAACTCAAGACCTATAAAGAAGGTGCTTATGATTTGGTCGTTCCTTCAACTTACTTTATTTCTAAAATGAGTAAAGAAGGCATGTTACAAAAAATTGATAAAAACAAACTCAGTAATTTTAATAATCTTGACCCGAATCTACTGCATAAAGAATTCGACCCACAAAATGATTACTCGATCCCTTATATTTGGGGGGCAACGGGTATTGGTATTAACGGCGATGCGGTTGACCCTAGCTCGGTGACTTCTTGGGCTGATTTTTGGAAACCCGAATATAAAAATAGCCTATTAATGATGGACGATGCGCGTGAGGTATTCCAAGTCGCATTGACGAAATTGGGGTATTCAGGTAACACCACAGACCCTAAACAAATTGAAGAAGCTTATAAAGAGCTGCAAAAATTACGTCCAAATATTTTAGCTTTCAACTCCGATAACCCTGCAACACCATTTATTGAAGGTGAAGTTGATGTTGGGATGCTGTGGAATGGTTCCGCCTTTGTGGCGCGTCAAGCCGGCTTACCAATAGACGTTGTTTGGCCAAAAGAGGGGGGAATTTTCTGGATGGACAGCTTAGCTATCCCTGCAAATGCGAAAAATCCAGAAGGGGCACATAAGTTGATCAACTTCCTCTTGCGCCCTGAAATTGCCGCACAGGTTGCGGAAACGATCGGTTATCCAACACCCAACCTAGAAGCCAAGAAGATGCTACCGCCAGAAATCGCTAATGATCCATCCCTGTATCCAAGTGAAGAGGTGTTGAAAAAAGGTGAATGGCAAAGTGATGTCGGTAATGCAAATATTGTGTATGAAGAGTATTTTCAGAAACTAAAAGCAGGTCGCTAA
- the potC gene encoding spermidine/putrescine ABC transporter permease PotC: MIGRTLRGGFMAIVYAYLYIPIIILIVNSFNESRFGINWQGFSTKWYELLINNDSLLQAAGHSLTMAVISATFATIIGTLTAVALFRYRFRGKPFVGGMLFVVMMSPDIVMAISLLVLFMLLGVSLGFWSLLFSHITFCLPFVVVTVYARLKDFDVKMLEAARDLGAGEFTILRKIILPLALPAVVAGWLLSFTLSMDDVVVSSFVTGPSYEILPLKIYSMVKVGVSPEVNALATVLLLMSLILVCLSQWVMRDKLAKQP; this comes from the coding sequence ATGATCGGTCGCACGTTACGAGGTGGCTTTATGGCCATCGTCTACGCTTATCTTTATATTCCAATTATCATTTTGATTGTTAATTCCTTCAATGAATCCCGTTTTGGAATTAATTGGCAGGGCTTTTCAACCAAATGGTATGAACTATTAATAAATAACGATAGCTTATTACAGGCGGCAGGGCATTCGTTGACGATGGCTGTTATTTCGGCGACATTTGCTACGATAATTGGCACATTAACAGCCGTTGCACTGTTTCGTTACCGTTTTAGAGGAAAACCGTTTGTCGGTGGCATGCTGTTTGTCGTCATGATGTCTCCTGATATCGTGATGGCAATTTCTCTGCTGGTATTATTTATGCTCTTAGGGGTTTCTCTCGGTTTTTGGTCGTTGCTATTTTCACATATTACATTCTGCCTACCTTTCGTTGTGGTGACCGTCTATGCCAGATTGAAGGACTTTGATGTGAAAATGTTGGAGGCAGCTAGGGACCTTGGGGCTGGGGAGTTTACAATTTTACGCAAGATTATCCTCCCGTTAGCATTACCCGCTGTTGTTGCTGGGTGGCTATTGAGCTTTACCTTATCTATGGATGATGTGGTCGTTTCATCATTTGTGACGGGGCCAAGCTATGAAATTTTACCGTTAAAGATTTACTCGATGGTGAAAGTCGGTGTTTCTCCTGAGGTTAATGCCTTGGCGACGGTATTGTTGTTAATGTCGCTAATTTTAGTTTGTTTGAGCCAATGGGTGATGCGGGATAAACTCGCAAAACAGCCATAA
- the potB gene encoding spermidine/putrescine ABC transporter permease PotB has translation MIRRKHKILQNVIITGVVAWLLLFVFLPNIMIIGTSFLTRSDTNLVDLIFTWDNYLRLSDPMYAEVMLHSLNMALVATFFCLIIGYPFAFILAKLPKRLQPLMLFLLIVPFWTNSLIRIYGLKVFLSTKGYLNDFLLWIGIIDKPIRLMYTPEAVVLGLIYILLPFMVMPLYSSIEKLDKSYLEAARDLGANKFQTFIKIIIPLTMPGIIAGCLLVLLPAMGLFYVADLMGGAKNLLIGNVIKSQFLNIRDWPFGAATSIFLTVMMGLLLYVYYRAAKLLNKKAYEE, from the coding sequence ATGATCCGGCGTAAACATAAGATCTTACAAAACGTTATCATTACAGGCGTGGTAGCTTGGTTACTGCTATTTGTCTTTTTACCAAACATCATGATCATTGGTACTAGCTTTTTGACGCGCAGTGATACTAACCTTGTCGATCTGATCTTTACATGGGATAACTATCTCCGTTTATCGGATCCCATGTATGCGGAAGTGATGCTTCATTCACTGAATATGGCATTGGTCGCCACGTTTTTTTGTTTAATTATTGGCTATCCATTCGCTTTTATTCTGGCAAAGTTACCAAAACGTCTGCAACCTTTAATGCTTTTTCTGCTGATCGTACCTTTTTGGACTAATTCTCTAATCCGTATTTATGGATTAAAAGTTTTTTTGAGTACCAAAGGGTATTTAAATGATTTTTTGTTGTGGATAGGCATTATCGATAAACCGATACGCTTGATGTATACACCTGAAGCGGTTGTATTAGGCCTTATCTATATTCTATTGCCCTTCATGGTAATGCCGCTTTATTCCAGTATTGAAAAACTCGACAAATCTTATTTAGAAGCGGCGAGAGACCTTGGTGCGAATAAATTTCAGACCTTCATAAAGATCATTATTCCGCTCACTATGCCCGGTATTATCGCGGGTTGTTTACTGGTGTTATTACCGGCGATGGGGCTGTTTTATGTTGCGGATTTAATGGGAGGAGCAAAAAATCTCTTAATAGGGAACGTTATTAAGAGTCAATTCCTGAATATCCGTGATTGGCCGTTTGGTGCGGCAACCAGCATCTTCTTGACTGTGATGATGGGACTGTTGCTGTATGTGTATTACCGAGCTGCTAAGCTTTTGAATAAAAAGGCGTATGAAGAATGA
- the potA gene encoding spermidine/putrescine ABC transporter ATP-binding protein PotA, with amino-acid sequence MTETTSLTPLVELKALNKAFDGKQIISELDLTIQNGEFLTILGPSGCGKTTVLRLIAGLEDVDEGKIILDGQDITDIPAEQRFVNTVFQSYALFPHMTVFDNVAFGLRMQKTPADEIQKRVDQALRMVQLEDFAQRRPNQLSGGQQQRVAIARAVVNRPKVLLLDESLSALDYKLRKQMQNELKALQRKLGITFIFVTHDQEEALAMSDRIIVMREGKIEQDGSPREIYEEPKNLFVAQFIGEINIFDAKVLYRIDEQRIRANVEGHECDIFTALPVKEGQSVHVLLRPEDLRVEEVNDAENHPGLIGYVRERNYKGMTLDSVVEMEDGKIIMVSEFFNEDDPDVDHSLNQKVAVTWVESWEVVLDDPA; translated from the coding sequence ATGACTGAGACAACCTCTCTGACACCACTCGTCGAATTAAAAGCATTAAATAAAGCTTTTGATGGCAAACAAATTATTTCCGAGCTTGACTTAACCATCCAAAATGGTGAGTTTTTAACCATTTTAGGGCCTTCTGGCTGTGGCAAAACAACCGTTTTACGTTTAATTGCCGGCTTAGAAGATGTTGATGAAGGCAAAATCATCCTTGACGGCCAGGATATTACTGATATTCCAGCAGAACAGCGTTTTGTGAATACGGTATTTCAGAGCTATGCTTTGTTCCCACATATGACTGTTTTTGATAACGTCGCTTTTGGTCTACGCATGCAAAAAACACCCGCAGATGAGATCCAGAAACGTGTTGATCAAGCATTGCGTATGGTGCAATTAGAGGATTTCGCGCAACGTCGTCCAAACCAGCTGTCTGGCGGACAACAACAACGAGTTGCTATTGCTCGGGCTGTCGTTAATCGCCCAAAAGTCCTCCTGCTGGATGAATCTTTATCTGCCCTAGATTATAAATTGCGTAAGCAAATGCAAAATGAGTTAAAAGCATTGCAACGTAAGCTGGGGATAACGTTTATTTTCGTCACGCATGATCAAGAAGAAGCACTTGCGATGTCTGACCGTATTATCGTGATGCGTGAAGGCAAAATAGAGCAGGATGGCTCACCACGAGAAATATATGAAGAGCCTAAAAATCTCTTTGTTGCTCAATTTATTGGTGAAATCAACATTTTTGATGCGAAAGTGCTATATCGCATTGATGAACAACGTATTCGCGCCAATGTTGAGGGCCATGAATGTGATATCTTTACCGCTCTTCCTGTTAAAGAAGGGCAATCTGTTCATGTCTTATTACGCCCAGAAGATTTGCGCGTAGAAGAGGTGAATGATGCAGAAAATCATCCTGGTTTAATTGGCTATGTTCGTGAGCGCAATTATAAAGGGATGACGCTAGATTCTGTGGTAGAGATGGAAGATGGCAAAATTATCATGGTCAGCGAATTCTTTAATGAGGATGATCCAGACGTAGACCACTCCTTAAACCAAAAAGTTGCTGTAACTTGGGTTGAAAGCTGGGAGGTGGTACTGGATGATCCGGCGTAA
- a CDS encoding fumarate hydratase, translating into MSNNEFFYQPPYPLSVDNTEYYQLSDKYVSVETFAGKEILKIEPEALTILAQHAVYDSQFFLRAAHQRQVAAILSDPESSENDRYVALQLLRNAEISAKGILPNCQDTGTTTIVAKKGQQVWTDCNDAEALSRGVYNVFKQENLRFSQNAALDMYTEVNTGTNLPAQIDIFATEGEEYHFLFVNKGAGSANKSALFQETKTILEPNKLKAFLIEKMKALGTTACPPYHIAFVIGGTSAEATLKAAKLASTKYYDNLPTSGNQYGQAFRDIELENTLLEATRHFGFGAQFGGKYFAHDVRVVRLPRHGGSCPIGLAISCSSDRNIKAKINKQGLWIEKMEHNPAQYIPESLRQHHEAKVVHIDLNQPMQAILTELSKHPVSTRVSLSGPLIIARDIAHMKLKERLDNGEELPQYFKDHMVYYAGPAKKPEDKVSGSLGPTTGNRMDPYVDLFQSHGGSMLMLAKGNRTQAVTDACKKHGGFYLGSIGGSAAILAQEYVKSLSCLEYPELGMEAVWKMEVEGLPAFILVDDKGNNFFEQVQNQTCQRCVK; encoded by the coding sequence ATGTCTAATAATGAATTTTTTTATCAACCGCCTTATCCTTTATCTGTAGACAATACTGAATATTATCAGTTAAGTGACAAATACGTTTCTGTAGAGACATTCGCAGGTAAAGAGATCTTAAAAATTGAACCGGAAGCGCTAACCATTTTGGCTCAACACGCCGTCTATGATTCTCAATTTTTCTTAAGAGCAGCGCACCAAAGGCAAGTAGCGGCGATATTATCTGATCCAGAGTCAAGTGAAAATGATAGGTATGTCGCGTTACAACTTTTACGTAATGCCGAAATCTCCGCTAAAGGAATTTTACCGAACTGCCAAGATACCGGTACCACAACCATTGTTGCTAAAAAAGGCCAACAAGTTTGGACTGATTGTAATGATGCAGAAGCTTTATCTCGTGGTGTTTATAATGTCTTCAAACAAGAGAACCTTCGCTTTTCTCAAAATGCCGCGCTAGATATGTATACTGAGGTCAATACCGGCACTAATTTGCCTGCTCAAATTGATATTTTTGCCACTGAAGGAGAGGAATATCACTTCTTGTTTGTGAATAAAGGCGCCGGTTCTGCCAATAAATCGGCTCTATTCCAAGAAACCAAGACTATTTTAGAACCGAATAAACTAAAAGCTTTCCTGATCGAAAAAATGAAAGCATTAGGAACCACCGCATGCCCTCCATACCATATCGCTTTTGTGATTGGAGGAACCTCTGCTGAAGCGACATTAAAAGCCGCAAAACTGGCTTCAACAAAATATTATGACAATTTACCCACCTCGGGTAATCAATATGGTCAAGCATTTAGAGATATCGAACTCGAAAATACCTTACTTGAAGCAACTCGCCATTTTGGTTTTGGTGCTCAATTTGGTGGTAAATATTTTGCGCATGATGTCAGAGTGGTGCGTTTACCTCGTCATGGAGGATCTTGCCCAATTGGTTTAGCCATTTCCTGTTCCTCTGACCGTAATATTAAAGCAAAAATCAACAAACAAGGCTTATGGATTGAAAAAATGGAACACAATCCTGCGCAATATATCCCCGAATCTTTACGCCAACATCATGAAGCTAAAGTCGTTCATATAGACCTGAACCAACCAATGCAAGCGATATTGACAGAATTAAGCAAACATCCTGTATCCACTCGCGTTTCCCTTAGCGGTCCATTGATTATTGCGCGCGATATCGCACATATGAAGCTTAAAGAACGCCTAGATAATGGAGAAGAGCTACCACAATATTTTAAAGATCATATGGTTTATTACGCAGGTCCAGCCAAAAAGCCCGAAGATAAAGTTTCTGGCTCATTAGGCCCAACGACAGGTAACCGTATGGATCCGTATGTTGATCTATTCCAATCTCATGGCGGCAGCATGCTCATGCTGGCAAAAGGTAATCGAACCCAAGCGGTCACTGACGCATGTAAAAAACACGGTGGCTTTTATTTAGGCAGTATTGGTGGCTCAGCAGCCATCTTAGCGCAAGAATACGTCAAAAGTTTAAGTTGCCTTGAATATCCAGAGCTTGGTATGGAGGCAGTTTGGAAAATGGAGGTTGAAGGACTTCCTGCCTTTATTTTAGTTGACGATAAAGGCAATAATTTTTTCGAACAAGTACAAAATCAAACTTGCCAACGTTGTGTTAAATAA
- a CDS encoding fimbrial protein — MIHRLIKYSRLPVFLLLAFFSTRVFALDCVEYGTGEVIKPAVPVGQLAIPSDTPANTVIWQSNPMTVTVYCDNVIGDAVDVVHMYFNPTSQKLGTGLLLGANYKGIQLERNQQSVSLGTKPIRKGQSVTVTVTFSLYIKVTGVVPPSGNYTGDNQFTVFQFDGSGGINFTPGAKNLRYAISGLKGIRFLKCGAEIKVYPESQQIDFGQLMITDLNQGKEFKKEFQLQAAKRGCLDNFSMNVSFETTDNLNGDYAIDLKNGTNLTIFDDQGGRVKFNYFQFFGSLPTGSTSITRTYNASVKKVSAVKTGPFNASTIVRINYY, encoded by the coding sequence ATGATACACAGATTGATTAAATACAGCAGACTCCCTGTTTTTCTGCTATTGGCATTTTTTAGTACGAGAGTATTCGCTTTAGATTGTGTGGAATACGGAACCGGAGAAGTGATTAAACCGGCAGTACCTGTCGGTCAATTAGCGATCCCCTCGGATACACCAGCAAATACCGTGATCTGGCAATCAAACCCGATGACGGTTACCGTTTATTGTGACAATGTTATAGGCGATGCCGTTGACGTTGTTCATATGTATTTCAACCCAACTTCTCAAAAATTGGGAACAGGGTTGTTATTGGGCGCGAATTATAAAGGTATTCAGCTCGAAAGAAATCAACAGAGCGTAAGCTTAGGTACTAAACCTATCCGTAAAGGGCAGAGTGTCACTGTCACTGTGACATTTTCTCTGTATATTAAGGTAACTGGTGTGGTTCCCCCTTCAGGTAATTATACGGGCGATAACCAATTTACGGTTTTCCAATTTGATGGAAGTGGAGGCATTAACTTTACACCAGGAGCGAAAAACTTAAGGTATGCGATTTCAGGATTAAAAGGTATCCGTTTTTTGAAATGCGGGGCGGAGATTAAAGTTTATCCAGAATCTCAACAAATTGATTTTGGCCAATTGATGATAACCGACCTTAACCAAGGAAAAGAGTTTAAAAAGGAATTTCAACTACAAGCGGCAAAACGAGGGTGTTTAGATAATTTCTCAATGAATGTGAGCTTTGAAACAACGGATAATCTCAATGGTGATTATGCGATTGATTTAAAAAATGGTACTAACCTCACCATATTTGACGATCAAGGTGGTCGCGTAAAATTTAACTATTTCCAGTTTTTCGGTTCTCTACCTACAGGGAGCACCTCAATCACTCGTACTTATAACGCATCGGTCAAGAAAGTAAGTGCGGTGAAAACCGGACCATTTAATGCTTCAACGATCGTTAGGATAAACTATTACTAA
- a CDS encoding fimbrial protein, whose product MRNCYVSICFFISLLLTGNVYADSSMMKGDLNFTGRVVSLPCKISFSSLDQNIDLGPISLNFFHEIGDRSPQQEIKLKFDDCIFPSFNRDDREPVVRIMFISEPTESTDRNLFGGKTILKGYGIRLIDKNGNTVPNGEYRNYSVYFDDNQQITLYSMLESYLPRKDLTVGNIKTQITLSIAYL is encoded by the coding sequence ATGAGAAATTGCTACGTATCAATATGTTTTTTTATTTCTTTGCTGCTAACAGGGAATGTTTATGCAGATAGCAGCATGATGAAAGGCGACCTGAATTTTACTGGGCGTGTTGTTTCATTGCCTTGCAAGATCAGCTTTTCATCGTTAGATCAAAATATTGATTTGGGACCAATTTCTCTTAATTTCTTTCATGAAATAGGGGATAGGAGTCCTCAGCAAGAAATTAAATTAAAATTTGATGATTGCATTTTCCCTTCGTTTAATCGCGATGATAGAGAACCCGTTGTTCGGATTATGTTTATTTCCGAACCCACAGAAAGTACGGATCGTAATTTATTTGGCGGTAAAACGATATTGAAAGGTTATGGGATTAGATTAATTGATAAAAATGGCAATACAGTGCCAAACGGAGAATATCGTAATTACTCGGTTTACTTTGATGATAACCAGCAAATTACTCTTTATTCAATGTTAGAAAGCTATCTTCCTCGAAAAGACTTAACTGTAGGTAATATCAAAACACAAATTACATTGAGCATTGCCTATCTCTAA
- a CDS encoding fimbrial biogenesis chaperone: MNKLYKASVCFSLIFIGLQTASAAINIDRTRIIFPGQDKSVSLVINNQSKTMPYLAQSWIEDDKGNKVSAPFTVLPPMQRVEPNAKNQIKVIKTEGLDKLPQDRESLFYLNVREIPPVADKENVVQIAIQSRLKMFYRPSQIENNSDKVWAKELKYTHTGNQLLIENPTKYYVTLGYLSSHSTSNFPGFESVMIAPMSKETVTVPATPFSQLYTGYMDDYGGMKMLTYQCAASICQLSKESK, translated from the coding sequence ATGAATAAATTGTATAAAGCCTCTGTTTGCTTTTCGCTCATATTTATAGGATTACAAACAGCGTCTGCGGCAATCAATATCGACCGTACAAGGATCATTTTCCCCGGTCAGGACAAATCTGTCAGCTTAGTTATTAATAACCAAAGCAAAACGATGCCTTATCTTGCACAGTCATGGATAGAAGATGATAAGGGGAATAAAGTCTCAGCACCTTTTACTGTGCTTCCGCCTATGCAGCGCGTTGAACCGAACGCTAAAAATCAGATAAAAGTCATTAAAACTGAGGGATTGGATAAATTACCCCAAGATAGAGAATCATTATTTTATTTGAATGTCCGTGAAATTCCACCGGTTGCGGATAAAGAAAACGTGGTGCAAATTGCAATTCAGAGCCGTTTGAAAATGTTTTATCGGCCATCACAGATTGAAAACAATAGCGATAAAGTGTGGGCGAAAGAGTTGAAGTATACCCATACAGGTAATCAATTGCTGATAGAAAATCCGACAAAATACTATGTGACTCTAGGTTATTTAAGTAGCCATTCCACGAGTAATTTTCCTGGTTTTGAAAGTGTCATGATAGCCCCGATGTCAAAGGAAACGGTAACCGTACCAGCGACGCCATTTAGTCAACTGTATACAGGGTATATGGATGATTACGGTGGTATGAAAATGCTGACTTACCAATGTGCTGCATCTATTTGTCAATTATCTAAAGAAAGTAAATAG